TAACTGCTATGTTTCTCTGCACCATATCTGTAATTTCATTTCCATAGGCTATAGCATATTCAGAGCCCAATCTATTCAACCTTCTTTCAGTAGACTCCAGTCTCGCCCTAGCAGCCTTGAAATTATTAGGTAACATTAGAGGATCTTTAATCCATGGGTACGAggcctcccacctttcctccctctcgttaTAACAAAGTCCTCTATCAATCAAAGCAAGTTCACACTCCTCCTTCGCGGTAAGGTTTCCACCACCAGGACATTTTTTACATAAACAGGAAATGCATCGTGGGGTGCATTCTGTTCCCATAGTGTCCAACTTGAAGAACTTATCTAAACCTTCCTTGAGGTCATCACTTTCCTCAACTGATAATGAGGTCTGATACACATTAAGCTTTGTTCACAATAGCTGTCAGTTGACTAACATTACCTGACTCCACCTGTAGCAAAGGGTGACTGCCCCTCAAGCAATATCCGAAACTATTGGCTAGTAACTGCAATCTGTCATCTGTTCTGATGACCTGTGGGAACAACTCACAATAATCTATACCGATCAACATATCAATCCTGCCACTAGGTCGAATCATCCCCATGTCAACATCAGGAAATATATCAGGCAACCGAGACAGATCAACATGTGGTACCTGTGATGATATCTCATCCATGCCAACGGCCTTCAATTCGTATTCTACACCTGCCTTGTCATGTATCTTTATAGCGTATTCTTTACTAGCACATCTTTCAGTCACATTTCCGACCTTAACCATCGACATCAAGATGTCTCTACCCTCAGCATGTAGTTTCCTGGCCATATTATGAGTGATCAAGGTAATGTCTGACCCAGAGTCCCACAAAACCGTGAGTGGTTGACAATTGCTGTATATGGTGCTAACACATAACATGGCCTTGTTACCCATACAGCTACCTGAATTGGCTGACACTTCATTATTGATGAATGATCCATGAAGTAGTGGATGGTGGTTTTTACCACAAACATTACATACACTATCCTTCATATCGCACATCAAACCAGACCTACACATCCTGGCGACATGTTTTCCCCCTAAACATCGGAAACATACACCCTTCCCTTCGATTATCTCTAAACGTTCAATGTTGCTTAGGGATCTGAATTTACCACATTCATTTATGTCATGACAACATCTTTTACCAATTGTTCTTCTGTTAGCACTGATGGTGTTACTAGCAAACTGAACCCTCATTTCTTCTAATGTCTTGCACATACTCCTTTGATCTTCTTGCACTCTTTTAACAATATCATACAAATCTGGATCATCTACTTCCTGTGAACTTCTGACGTTACACACATTTGAAGTTTCTGACTTCATATTTCTAACACTGGATTCAGAATATTCTATTACCCTTTTCTCACACAATAGGAATTTTAGCAGTTCTGGAAATAACTCATTCTTATCAGAAATTTTGTCAGCTGTCATTACCCATTCACGTTTCTGAATCCTAGGCAATAACCTTTCAACCATACTACCAATGCTGACAGAATTCATTTCCTTCTGAAGATTAACCTTCTGTAAGTCTAAATAGCAACGTTCTATTACATTAACCATGTTAACGAAGCCTCTGTCATCTCCATCTCTTATTACCTTTAAAGACTTCAGATCACTAATAACAAGATCAACCAATTTTCTGGGGTCTCCATATTCTTTGTCTAGTCTTTTAAACATCTCCTCAAAGTCTTTTTCACATCCTAATATGACTTTCAGGGGTTTCTCCCCCAGACATTGCCTGAGTGCAAAGGGATTCTTCCCATACTTTGAAACAATAATGTTGACAAAATCGTCTTTAAAATTAGGATATTCTCTGAAATCTCCTTCAAACTTAGGGGGTTTCAGTGCCTCAACCTTAAGTTGACAACTATTACCACTGGCAGTGGCCTTATTCTTTACGATGGACAACAAGCGTAAAACTTCACACCGATCACTTTCACAGTCAAATAAGTATTTACGTGCtatatccacctcttccttctggtCATTATCTTCCAGGAAGGTGATCAAGTTTTCGCATTTCTCCTCCAAATGTCTAAAAGTACTCACCACTTCACCGTGGATAGCCTCCAAAACATCAAACGGATCACCCTTGCCATGACGCTCCATGAACAGGTTAAACTTGCGTGTGAATATACCTCTTGCTGTCCCTCGCTCCTTCTTCAGCGCAGCCTCAGTCTCCTTCATGGCTTGAAGTTGAAATGTAGGACGAATATAGGCCAAGCGTTGTCAAATCGTTTATTTCAACCTGTATGGGCAGCATGGCATGAGTCATTCACGAAATTTTACACACAGCCTCACGTAGTAACATTAGATGAATATTTCTGAGCCAACAATAACAATGTAAACAATTCCTATACACAATAAATGATTAGACATAACTCACTTCATTGGCCTACGGCCCAATCGCCCTAGTCCCGGTATATCAGACCGTTACCAGCTTGCTTCAGCAGTTTGGCAACGACCATCACCACCCAGGTATCACCACCTATTAAGACCCAAACACTGTACCCTGGGCAGTATTGCCACCAACTAATCACAAATATAATTACAAATCACAATATCCCAAACATTTCACAGTCAATGACTCAACACCTGTAATTCCCAAACCCcaaagataaaatagataaataacttACTTAATTGGCCGTCAGGCAGTACCAAGTACCCGGCATACAAATCACCGTCAgtgcactgaccaccaccacctccctaccGAACCGGCGCACACCTTTATCACACAAAGTCCTACGCCACCCGTCAATACACAAACACCAAACACATGGCACAAAAATCCTGGAcagggaggtggtggcggtggagtaaACACTGAGCACAACTGACTCCTCACAATGGCTGCACCTCCAGGAAGGCAGAAACGCCACGTCATCAACAAAATACATTCAACAAGCGCACGAACAAAGAAACATATCAATgcgcataatatatatatatatatatatatatatatatatatatatatatatatatatatatatatatatatatatatatatatatatatatatatatatatatatatatatatatatatatatatatatatatatatatatatatatata
Above is a window of Eriocheir sinensis breed Jianghai 21 chromosome 16, ASM2467909v1, whole genome shotgun sequence DNA encoding:
- the LOC126999145 gene encoding uncharacterized protein LOC126999145, which produces MKETEAALKKERGTARGIFTRKFNLFMERHGKGDPFDVLEAIHGEVVSTFRHLEEKCENLITFLEDNDQKEEVDIARKYLFDCESDRCEVLRLLSIVKNKATASGNSCQLKVEALKPPKFEGDFREYPNFKDDFVNIIVSKYGKNPFALRQCLGEKPLKVILGCEKDFEEMFKRLDKEYGDPRKLVDLVISDLKSLKVIRDGDDRGFVNMVNVIERCYLDLQKVNLQKEMNSVSIGSMVERLLPRIQKREWVMTADKISDKNELFPELLKFLLCEKRVIEYSESSVRNMKSETSNVCNVRSSQEVDDPDLYDIVKRVQEDQRSMCKTLEEMRVQFASNTISANRRTIGC